One Prunus dulcis chromosome 8, ALMONDv2, whole genome shotgun sequence DNA window includes the following coding sequences:
- the LOC117637924 gene encoding probable carboxylesterase 12 codes for MSNELAHDFSPLIKIYKDGRIERLTGTTTLPPSLDPQTGVESKDVVISKEPALSARLYLPTKSATNSPNKKLPLLVYIHGGGFVVERASSSIYHNYLNALVAETNIVAVSVEYRLAPEHSLPAAYDDAWGSLKWVASHSDAKGSEDWLNRHADFQRVFIAGDSAGANIAHNVGLRIGSEGLGGVKPKGIVLVHPYFGGSEAIGAEQALPPVVREYMVGLWRLAYPSTSGSDDPLFNPGKDPKLGGLGCEKVLVCVAEKDALKDRGWRYSEVLKKSGWKGAVDVIESKGENHVFHLFNPTCDNAVALLKKMVSFIN; via the coding sequence ATGAGCAATGAACTAGCCCATGACTTCTCTCCTCTCAtcaaaatatacaaagatGGTCGAATTGAGCGGCTCACAGGCACAACAACCCTTCCTCCATCCTTAGATCCCCAAACCGGCGTCGAATCGAAAGACGTTGTGATCTCAAAAGAACCAGCATTATCTGCCCGGCTTTACCTCCCCACAAAATCCGCCACCAACTCCCCCAACAAAAAGCTCCCTCTTCTTGTTTACATCCACGGAGGCGGCTTCGTGGTCGAACGCGCCTCTTCTTCCATTTACCACAACTACCTTAACGCCTTAGTCGCGGAGACCAACATCGTTGCTGTCTCTGTTGAGTATAGGCTAGCCCCAGAGCACTCTCTGCCTGCCGCTTACGATGATGCATGGGGTTCTCTCAAATGGGTTGCTTCCCATTCTGATGCAAAGGGCTCTGAAGATTGGCTAAATCGACATGCAGATTTCCAACGTGTGTTTATAGCTGGGGACAGCGCCGGGGCTAACATAGCACACAACGTGGGCTTGAGAATAGGCTCTGAGGGGTTGGGTGGTGTTAAGCCAAAAGGGATTGTTTTGGTGCATCCATATTTTGGGGGAAGTGAAGCCATTGGGGCAGAGCAAGCTCTGCCCCCAGTGGTAAGAGAGTACATGGTTGGTTTATGGCGTTTGGCTTACCCTTCGACTAGTGGATCCGATGACCCACTTTTCAACCCGGGTAAGGATCCGAAACTCGGGGGATTGGGGTGTGAGAAAGTGCTGGTTTGTGTTGCTGAGAAAGATGCTTTGAAAGATAGGGGATGGCGTTATAGTGAGGTACTGAAGAAGAGTGGATGGAAAGGGGCTGTGGATGTGATTGAATCAAAGGGGGAGAACCATGTGTTccatttgttcaatcccaCTTGTGACAATGCTGTGGCCTTGTTAAAAAAGATggtttcttttattaattag
- the LOC117637389 gene encoding probable carboxylesterase 12: protein MPTMLSIIVFIVLFSSMAPTMSQGVAPDLSPPMSHAVAIDFSPLVKIYVNGTIERLIGKSSVPPSLDPKTGVQSKDVAISRRRGISARLYLPNSVTNSTTNSTQSKLPLLVYFHGGGFCVEHASSPTYHNYLNSLVTAANVVAVSVDYRLAPEHPLPIAYQDSWAALNWVSSHFGGGNRSEEWLSRYADPQRVFFSGDSAGANIAHQMAMKLGSDRLNGFKLNGIVLVHPFFWGSQPVGAEATLPVVVSLYMTALWRFVNPTSFGPDDPLFNPTMDPKLRELGCGKVLVFVAGKDALKDRGLYYGDVLKKSGWKGVVEVSETKGESHVFHLFSPPNKNSEAMLEKIVSFLHQS, encoded by the coding sequence ATGCCTACAATGTTATCCATAATTGTGTTCAttgttctcttctcttccatGGCTCCAACCATGAGCCAGGGCGTTGCCCCTGATTTATCTCCTCCCATGAGCCATGCCGTTGCCATTGATTTCTCTCCTCTCGTGAAAATATATGTAAACGGGACGATCGAGAGGCTCATAGGAAAATCAAGCGTTCCTCCATCGCTTGATCCTAAAACTGGCGTTCAATCTAAAGACGTTGCAATCTCTCGAAGAAGGGGCATATCTGCAAGGCTTTACCTCCCCAACTCCGTCACCAACTCCACCACCAACTCAACCCAAAGCAAACTCCCTCTTCTTGTTTACTTTCATGGAGGTGGCTTCTGTGTTGAACATGCCTCTTCTCCCACATAtcacaactacctcaactccCTAGTCACCGCGGCCAACGTTGTTGCTGTCTCTGTTGACTATAGGCTAGCCCCAGAGCACCCTCTGCCTATTGCTTACCAAGATTCATGGGCTGCTCTCAATTGGGTTTCTTCTCATTTTGGTGGTGGAAACCGCTCCGAGGAGTGGCTTAGTAGATATGCAGATCCACAGCGTGTGTTTTTCTCTGGTGACAGCGCTGGGGCTAACATAGCACACCAGATGGCTATGAAATTAGGCTCTGACAGATTGAATGGTTTTAAGCTGAATGGAATTGTGTTGGTGCATCcatttttttgggggtcaCAACCAGTTGGGGCAGAGGCAACTCTGCCTGTAGTTGTGAGCTTGTATATGACTGCATTGTGGCGTTTTGTGAACCCTACGAGTTTTGGACCCGATGACCCGCTTTTCAACCCGACTATGGATCCGAAATTGAGGGAGTTGGGGTGTGGGAAAGTTCTGGTTTTTGTTGCTGGGAAAGATGCGTTGAAAGATAGGGGATTGTATTATGGTGACGTACTCAAAAAGAGTGGATGGAAAGGGGTTGTGGAGGTCAGTGAAACAAAGGGGGAGAGCCATGTATTCCATTTGTTCAGTCCCCCTAATAAGAATTCTGAGGCCATGCTTGAGAAGATTGTTTCCTTCTTGCATCAATCTTGA